A section of the Armatimonadota bacterium genome encodes:
- the recJ gene encoding single-stranded-DNA-specific exonuclease RecJ, with the protein MRSPRAGSEGSALRWRIADPDPLCEVLARRLELPSVLVQVLLRRGCRTEEAIRAFLRADLEDLPDPEQIPGMAQAASRVEEAVARGDPIVVYGDYDADGVCACAILVRGLRGLGASVIPYIPHRLQEGYGLSAQAVERIAAGGARLLVAVDCGIAAVEEVALARRLGMGVVVVDHHEPPPLLPDADALVDPKLVGTGFREYCAAGLAWMLMRLLWSRRGMGRTGELLELAAIGTLADVVPLVGPNRILAKVGLARMPTSPLPGLQALLRVAGLSDRVTADDVVWRLAPRLNASGRLQSARLSLELLLTEDPEEAGRLSAELEALNQRRQRLQEEVVEAAVRAARSLDPGSRATLVLWGEWHPGVLGIAAGKVREAFYRPTVLLSVEGGRARGSGRSVPEVNLVEALRACAPLLEAFGGHAQAAGLSLPVEHLEAFRERFEEAVRSRIRPEDLVPTLDLDAELSLAELDDRLVQALLSLEPHGVGNPRPLFSLRGLQVVDSRLVGNDAAHLQLWLLQGTRRVEAIAFGLGERAEPLALSAPRVDVAASVEPTPWPDRGGVRLLIQDLRLARTCPETERVLERLFGRASEYWEPDRWGWVRSRSFELEIPCAVGTPDLADGRVLRFHREPDHPLDPYAVRLNLEDGRSLGFLPPEVAGQIAPDLDRGGSYRAVVVEAGSDRVRIRVEREVGESGSEGENALESRLLQGERLVDRARRWLDATRQGKGALVGGPGRGLWKVLLVGIAEEACRGRRVVCVWPTHDLADARWRQWGPKLWACGIRVTCMHGMFREPGTAQAPVVFTTFSYLSRHPDLLTPQDVLVGESLLLPEMALRHLGPVRWNLWSTHAEPPPGWVSEYGGGARLEVTLDDCRGRRGADLIEDLVGFGERVVVFEASPQEAVRTAEVLQARFPEVGIAYDHPFLPQPLRVGLHALLSLRRLQVLVCVGPPPEEGSARADHVVWRVPQPRALFLLQAACAASGRERVTLHLAFDAEDGRRVREAWEEAYPSRKTLARAYRRLRAGVRPVTSAESLPAALAILAELGVVEEVGGEWRVCPGQKRADLAASDRFLEGEEIRRALEQGIRWMRRAGAVEVLEAVAGPAVPPVG; encoded by the coding sequence ATGCGGAGCCCACGCGCAGGCTCTGAGGGCTCCGCCCTCCGGTGGCGGATCGCGGACCCGGATCCCCTCTGTGAAGTCCTCGCCCGCCGGTTAGAGCTCCCTTCCGTCCTCGTACAGGTCCTCCTGCGGCGCGGCTGCCGCACGGAGGAGGCGATCCGGGCCTTCCTGCGGGCGGATCTGGAGGACCTCCCGGATCCCGAACAGATCCCGGGGATGGCGCAGGCGGCCTCCCGGGTGGAGGAGGCGGTGGCCCGCGGGGACCCGATCGTGGTGTACGGGGACTACGACGCGGACGGGGTTTGCGCCTGCGCCATCCTCGTCCGTGGGCTTAGAGGGCTGGGCGCCTCGGTGATCCCGTACATCCCCCACCGGCTCCAGGAGGGATACGGGCTCTCCGCCCAGGCCGTGGAGCGCATCGCCGCGGGCGGTGCCCGCCTGCTCGTGGCCGTGGATTGCGGGATCGCCGCGGTGGAGGAGGTCGCCCTCGCCCGCCGCCTGGGAATGGGGGTGGTGGTGGTGGACCACCACGAGCCTCCCCCGCTCCTGCCCGATGCGGACGCCCTGGTGGACCCGAAGCTGGTCGGGACGGGGTTTCGGGAGTACTGCGCCGCCGGGCTTGCGTGGATGCTGATGCGACTCCTGTGGTCCCGACGAGGGATGGGACGAACCGGAGAGCTCCTGGAGCTGGCGGCCATCGGAACCCTGGCGGACGTGGTGCCGCTCGTGGGCCCCAACCGGATCCTCGCCAAGGTCGGCCTCGCCCGGATGCCCACGAGCCCCCTGCCGGGGCTGCAGGCCCTCCTGCGGGTCGCGGGCTTGTCCGACCGCGTGACCGCGGACGATGTGGTGTGGCGCCTGGCTCCCCGCCTGAACGCGAGTGGCCGGCTCCAGTCCGCCCGGCTCTCTTTGGAGTTGCTCCTCACGGAGGATCCGGAGGAGGCGGGACGGCTGAGCGCGGAATTGGAGGCCCTCAACCAGAGGCGCCAGCGCTTGCAGGAGGAGGTGGTGGAGGCCGCCGTGCGGGCCGCGCGGAGCCTGGATCCCGGGAGCCGCGCCACCCTGGTCCTCTGGGGGGAGTGGCACCCGGGGGTATTGGGGATCGCCGCGGGCAAGGTCCGGGAAGCCTTCTACCGGCCTACCGTCCTGCTGAGCGTGGAGGGAGGGAGAGCCCGGGGGAGCGGCCGCAGCGTCCCGGAGGTGAACCTGGTGGAGGCCCTGAGGGCGTGCGCCCCGCTGCTGGAGGCCTTCGGAGGCCATGCCCAGGCCGCGGGCCTGAGTCTTCCGGTCGAGCACCTGGAGGCTTTCCGGGAGCGGTTCGAGGAGGCGGTACGGTCCCGGATCCGCCCCGAGGACCTCGTCCCCACCCTGGACCTGGACGCGGAGCTCTCGCTCGCGGAACTCGATGACCGGCTCGTCCAGGCGCTGCTAAGCCTGGAACCGCACGGAGTGGGAAATCCCCGTCCCCTGTTTTCCCTGCGCGGCCTCCAGGTGGTGGACAGCCGTCTGGTGGGCAACGACGCCGCCCACCTCCAGCTCTGGCTTCTTCAGGGCACCCGCCGGGTGGAAGCCATCGCGTTCGGGTTAGGGGAGCGGGCGGAGCCCCTCGCCCTTTCTGCCCCGCGGGTGGACGTGGCGGCCTCCGTGGAACCGACCCCCTGGCCCGATCGGGGTGGGGTTCGGCTCCTGATCCAGGACCTCCGGCTCGCCAGGACCTGCCCGGAGACGGAGCGGGTTCTGGAGCGCCTGTTCGGACGGGCGAGCGAGTACTGGGAACCGGATCGATGGGGGTGGGTGCGGTCCCGCTCGTTCGAGTTGGAGATCCCCTGCGCGGTGGGGACCCCCGACCTGGCGGACGGACGGGTCCTCCGGTTCCACCGGGAGCCGGACCATCCCCTGGACCCGTACGCGGTCCGGCTGAACCTGGAAGACGGACGTTCCCTCGGTTTCCTTCCCCCGGAGGTGGCAGGCCAGATCGCCCCGGACCTCGATCGGGGCGGGTCCTATCGGGCCGTGGTGGTGGAGGCGGGATCGGACCGCGTGCGGATCCGGGTGGAGCGGGAGGTGGGGGAGAGCGGGTCGGAAGGGGAGAATGCGCTGGAGAGCCGACTCCTCCAGGGGGAGAGGCTTGTGGACCGGGCCCGGAGATGGCTGGACGCGACGCGGCAGGGCAAGGGAGCCCTCGTGGGCGGCCCTGGGCGGGGTCTGTGGAAGGTGCTGCTGGTCGGGATCGCGGAGGAGGCCTGTCGGGGAAGGAGGGTGGTGTGCGTCTGGCCCACCCATGACCTCGCGGATGCCCGATGGAGGCAGTGGGGTCCGAAGCTGTGGGCGTGCGGGATCCGGGTGACCTGCATGCACGGGATGTTCAGGGAACCCGGTACGGCCCAGGCGCCCGTGGTCTTCACCACCTTCTCCTACCTCTCCCGCCACCCGGATCTGTTGACCCCTCAGGACGTGCTCGTGGGGGAGTCCCTGCTCCTTCCGGAGATGGCGCTCCGGCACCTTGGCCCCGTGCGGTGGAACCTGTGGTCCACACACGCGGAACCGCCCCCGGGATGGGTCTCGGAGTACGGGGGTGGGGCACGCCTGGAGGTGACTCTCGACGACTGCCGGGGCCGACGGGGAGCGGACCTGATCGAGGACCTCGTGGGGTTCGGAGAGCGGGTCGTGGTCTTCGAGGCGAGCCCTCAGGAAGCGGTGCGGACCGCGGAGGTCCTACAGGCCCGGTTCCCGGAGGTGGGCATCGCCTACGATCACCCGTTTCTCCCGCAACCCCTCCGGGTCGGCCTGCACGCCCTCCTCTCCCTCCGCCGCCTGCAGGTTCTGGTGTGCGTGGGTCCCCCGCCCGAGGAAGGGAGTGCACGGGCTGATCACGTGGTGTGGCGCGTCCCACAACCCCGAGCCCTCTTCCTCCTCCAGGCCGCGTGTGCCGCATCGGGCCGGGAGCGTGTTACACTGCATCTAGCCTTCGATGCCGAGGACGGCAGGCGGGTCCGGGAGGCGTGGGAGGAGGCGTATCCGTCGCGGAAGACCCTGGCGCGGGCGTACCGGCGGCTTCGGGCGGGCGTCCGACCCGTGACCTCCGCGGAGAGCCTCCCCGCGGCGCTCGCCATCCTCGCGGAGCTCGGGGTGGTGGAGGAGGTCGGAGGGGAGTGGCGGGTGTGCCCGGGGCAGAAGCGGGCAGATCTGGCGGCATCCGACCGGTTTCTAGAAGGGGAGGAGATCCGGCGAGCCCTGGAGCAGGGGATCCGGTGGATGCGGCGGGCGGGTGCCGTGGAGGTCCTGGAGGCGGTGGCTGGCCCCGCCGTTCCTCCCGTGGGGTGA
- the secF gene encoding protein translocase subunit SecF, with product MRRWDLIGHRRYLYLASLLIVLIAGAALGGNLAAGRPPLNWGVDFTGGTLLLLRFENRAVTTGQVRAALTPLRLGESVIQQTPGTADVSIRTRHLSVAERNRVLETLRRAVGPFTVLSVDDVGPKIGRELRNIAILGVVIGLALQVVYVTVRFRSWHYALAADVALVHDVLVVLGAFALTRAVVDSAFVAVLLTVVGYSINDTIVVFDRIRENLNLRTREPFPELVNRSILESLVRSLGTSATTLLAIGAVYVFGGPTIRDFAFGLCVAVLTGAYSSIGVASPLLVDLVARAERRALLASTSPPASRGEAVAAGTRRGRRPSRF from the coding sequence ATGAGACGCTGGGATCTGATCGGACACCGCCGCTACCTGTACCTGGCCTCGCTCCTCATCGTCCTCATCGCGGGGGCAGCGCTTGGGGGCAACCTGGCCGCGGGACGCCCTCCCCTCAACTGGGGCGTGGACTTCACGGGGGGAACCCTGCTCCTCCTCCGGTTCGAGAACCGGGCGGTCACCACGGGCCAGGTGCGGGCCGCCCTGACCCCACTCCGGCTCGGGGAATCGGTGATCCAGCAGACCCCGGGGACCGCGGACGTCTCCATCCGGACCCGGCACCTCAGCGTCGCGGAGCGCAACCGGGTTCTCGAGACCCTGCGCAGGGCGGTGGGTCCGTTCACGGTGCTCAGCGTGGACGACGTGGGGCCCAAGATCGGTCGGGAACTGCGCAACATCGCCATCCTGGGCGTGGTGATCGGGCTCGCCCTCCAGGTGGTCTACGTGACCGTCCGCTTCCGCTCCTGGCACTACGCCCTCGCCGCGGACGTGGCCCTGGTGCACGATGTGCTGGTGGTCCTGGGGGCCTTCGCCCTGACCCGGGCCGTGGTCGATAGCGCCTTCGTGGCGGTCCTCCTCACGGTGGTGGGATACAGCATCAACGACACCATCGTGGTCTTCGACCGCATCCGGGAAAACCTGAACCTGCGCACCCGGGAGCCGTTTCCGGAGCTCGTGAACCGCAGCATCCTGGAGTCCCTGGTACGCTCCCTGGGAACGAGCGCCACCACCCTGCTCGCCATCGGGGCCGTCTACGTGTTCGGCGGCCCCACGATTCGGGACTTCGCCTTCGGCCTGTGCGTGGCGGTCCTCACGGGGGCCTACTCCTCCATCGGGGTCGCAAGCCCCCTCCTCGTGGACCTCGTGGCCCGGGCGGAGCGCAGAGCCCTCCTCGCCTCCACCTCCCCGCCCGCCTCCCGGGGGGAGGCGGTGGCGGCGGGAACGCGCCGGGGCCGGCGCCCTTCACGGTTTTGA
- the secD gene encoding protein translocase subunit SecD — protein sequence MRGHPLRILILLAIVLGAFQLTFQPLGFDGLRPVLQPLRPHIRLGLDLQGGTRIVLEAQPRPGVQVTPDKVDAAMRVIERRIDALGIAEPLLQRQGTDRIIVEFPGLQDPQRAKELIGRTALLEFVDTDHQSLPEGAEWLPDNRRVRLPDGRVLTLPKKVVVTGADLRDARAELDPQGLNWVVRFRFGGEGARKFEEHTGRSIGEYLTIVLDNRVISSPVIRARIPGEGVIEGNFTPDQARDLAILLRGGALPVPVQPVEERTVGPTLGRDSIDRSLRAGWVAAAMVVALMTSYYGLGGLLASVALGIYGITVLGAFTALGATLTLPGIAGFILSLGMAVDGNVIIFEKVKEELRTGKPLRTAIATGWRRAIATIIDSNATTLIGAAVLLWLGSGPIRGFAVTLVIGVLVSVFTAVFVTRWLVELCVDGGLAGWFVRMARLPRPTEAAA from the coding sequence TTGCGAGGACATCCCCTGCGCATTCTGATCCTCCTGGCGATCGTCCTCGGGGCCTTCCAGTTGACCTTTCAGCCCCTGGGGTTTGACGGCCTCCGGCCCGTGCTGCAGCCCCTCCGGCCTCACATCCGGCTGGGGCTAGACCTCCAGGGCGGGACCCGCATCGTGCTGGAGGCCCAGCCTCGTCCCGGGGTCCAGGTCACCCCGGATAAGGTGGATGCCGCCATGCGGGTCATCGAGCGCCGCATCGACGCCCTGGGGATCGCGGAGCCGCTCCTGCAGCGCCAGGGCACGGACCGGATCATCGTGGAATTCCCGGGCCTGCAGGATCCGCAGCGGGCGAAGGAGCTCATCGGCCGCACGGCCCTGCTGGAGTTCGTGGACACAGACCACCAGAGTCTCCCGGAGGGCGCGGAGTGGCTCCCGGACAACCGACGGGTGCGGCTCCCCGACGGCCGCGTCCTCACGCTTCCCAAAAAGGTGGTGGTGACGGGGGCGGATTTGCGGGACGCGCGGGCGGAGCTGGATCCGCAAGGGTTGAACTGGGTGGTGCGGTTCCGGTTTGGGGGAGAGGGAGCCAGGAAGTTCGAGGAGCACACGGGCCGCAGCATCGGGGAGTACCTCACCATCGTCCTCGATAACCGGGTGATCAGCTCGCCCGTCATCCGGGCCCGGATCCCCGGAGAAGGGGTGATCGAGGGGAACTTCACCCCGGACCAGGCCCGGGACCTCGCCATCCTGCTGCGGGGTGGGGCGCTTCCCGTACCGGTCCAGCCCGTCGAGGAGCGCACGGTAGGGCCCACCCTGGGGCGGGATTCCATCGACCGCAGCCTGCGGGCGGGCTGGGTCGCCGCGGCCATGGTGGTGGCCTTGATGACCTCCTACTATGGCCTCGGAGGGCTGTTGGCCTCCGTGGCCTTGGGGATCTACGGGATCACCGTGCTCGGGGCGTTCACCGCCCTCGGCGCCACCCTCACGCTTCCCGGAATCGCGGGGTTCATCCTGAGCCTGGGGATGGCGGTGGACGGCAACGTGATCATCTTCGAGAAGGTTAAAGAGGAGCTCCGTACCGGAAAGCCGTTGCGGACGGCCATCGCCACGGGCTGGCGGCGGGCGATCGCGACCATCATCGACAGCAACGCCACCACCCTGATCGGCGCCGCGGTCCTCCTGTGGCTGGGGAGCGGCCCCATCCGGGGATTCGCGGTCACCCTCGTGATCGGCGTGCTGGTGAGCGTGTTCACCGCCGTCTTCGTCACCCGGTGGCTGGTGGAGCTGTGCGTGGACGGGGGGCTTGCGGGCTGGTTCGTGCGCATGGCCCGGTTGCCGCGTCCCACGGAGGCGGCGGCATGA
- a CDS encoding thiolase family protein, whose product MRDVVIVDAVRTPIGRYGGALRDVRPDDLAAVVISALIRRAGLDPGRVDDVILGCANQAGEDGRNVARMALLQAGLPAEVPGQTVNRLCGSGLQAVVTAYHAIRCGEADVVIAGGVESMTRAPFVVAKSPEAWSRRLEVYDTTLGPRFTNPRLVEKWPGVAMALGETAEIVAERYGITREEQDRYALESQRRAARAIAEGRFREELVPVVVPGKGEPVVVEADEHPRPDVTLDRLAALRPAFRREGTVTAGNSSGLNDGAAALLLVDAQTCSDLRLRPLARIVASAVAGVDPAVMGLGPVPATRKALARAGLRVEDLDLIELNEAFAAQVLACVRELGLPPERVNPNGGAIALGHPLGASGARILTTLVWELHRRQARYGLATMCIGVGQGIAVVVERMGYNGRDAERGA is encoded by the coding sequence ATGCGGGACGTGGTGATCGTGGACGCGGTGCGCACCCCCATCGGCCGGTACGGGGGGGCCTTGCGGGATGTGCGCCCGGATGATCTCGCCGCGGTGGTGATCTCCGCCCTCATCCGGCGGGCGGGACTGGATCCGGGCCGGGTTGACGACGTGATCCTGGGATGTGCCAACCAGGCGGGCGAGGACGGCCGGAACGTGGCCCGGATGGCCCTGCTGCAGGCAGGGCTTCCCGCGGAGGTCCCGGGCCAGACGGTAAACCGGCTGTGCGGGAGCGGGCTGCAGGCCGTGGTGACCGCCTATCACGCCATCCGGTGCGGGGAGGCAGACGTGGTCATCGCGGGCGGGGTGGAGAGCATGACCCGGGCGCCCTTCGTGGTGGCGAAATCTCCGGAGGCGTGGAGCCGCAGGCTGGAGGTCTACGACACCACCCTGGGCCCGCGCTTCACGAACCCGCGCCTCGTGGAGAAGTGGCCCGGCGTGGCCATGGCCCTGGGCGAGACCGCGGAGATCGTGGCGGAGCGGTACGGGATCACCCGGGAGGAGCAGGACCGCTACGCCCTCGAGAGCCAGCGGCGGGCGGCCCGCGCCATCGCGGAGGGACGGTTCCGGGAGGAGCTTGTTCCCGTGGTCGTCCCGGGGAAGGGGGAACCCGTGGTGGTGGAGGCGGACGAGCACCCCCGCCCGGACGTCACCTTGGACAGGCTCGCCGCCCTCCGTCCCGCCTTCCGCAGGGAGGGGACCGTGACCGCGGGCAACAGCTCCGGACTCAACGACGGGGCCGCGGCATTGCTGCTTGTGGATGCCCAGACCTGTTCGGACCTCCGCCTCCGGCCCCTGGCCCGCATCGTGGCCAGCGCGGTGGCAGGGGTGGATCCCGCGGTTATGGGCCTGGGGCCTGTTCCCGCCACCCGGAAGGCCCTGGCCCGAGCTGGGTTGCGGGTGGAGGACCTCGACCTCATCGAGCTCAACGAGGCCTTTGCGGCCCAGGTGCTGGCGTGCGTGCGGGAGCTGGGACTTCCTCCGGAGCGGGTGAACCCCAACGGCGGGGCCATCGCCTTGGGCCACCCTCTCGGCGCCAGCGGCGCCCGCATCCTCACCACCCTGGTGTGGGAGCTGCATCGTCGCCAGGCTCGGTACGGGCTTGCCACCATGTGCATCGGGGTGGGGCAGGGGATCGCGGTGGTCGTGGAGCGGATGGGATATAATGGGCGCGATGCCGAACGAGGAGCGTGA
- a CDS encoding enoyl-CoA hydratase-related protein — protein sequence MSGQTVQYELRDGVATLTLNRPEVLNALNRQMLAELRAVLRETERDPRVRCVVLTGAGKAFCAGQDLEELEPEGQDILEHLREHVNPLILHLRRMEKPVLAAVNGVAAGAGWSLALACDLRMASADARFLTAFAQVGLVPDAGSTYFLPRLVGLGRAFELCALSDALSAEEALRWGLVNWVVPPGELRDRAGEVASRLAQGPTRAYGLMKRAFLRSLDGDLASALDYEAMLQKVASRTEDHREGWRAFRERRPPHFTGR from the coding sequence ATGTCCGGGCAGACCGTCCAGTACGAGCTTCGGGACGGGGTGGCCACCCTCACCCTGAACCGACCCGAGGTCCTCAACGCCCTCAACCGGCAGATGCTCGCCGAGCTCCGGGCGGTCCTCCGGGAGACGGAGCGGGATCCGCGGGTCCGGTGCGTGGTGCTGACGGGGGCCGGGAAGGCCTTCTGCGCGGGGCAAGACCTTGAGGAACTGGAACCGGAGGGACAAGACATCCTCGAGCACCTCCGGGAGCACGTCAACCCCCTCATCCTCCACCTGCGCCGGATGGAGAAGCCGGTGCTGGCGGCCGTGAACGGGGTGGCGGCGGGAGCGGGGTGGAGCTTGGCTCTGGCGTGTGACCTCCGGATGGCCTCCGCGGACGCCCGGTTCCTCACCGCCTTCGCCCAGGTGGGCCTGGTTCCGGACGCGGGAAGCACCTACTTCCTCCCCCGTCTCGTGGGCCTGGGGAGGGCATTCGAGCTGTGTGCCCTCTCCGACGCCCTCAGTGCGGAGGAGGCCCTGCGATGGGGGCTGGTGAACTGGGTGGTCCCCCCAGGCGAGCTGCGGGACCGGGCAGGGGAGGTGGCAAGCCGGCTCGCCCAAGGCCCCACCCGGGCCTATGGTCTAATGAAGCGGGCGTTCCTGCGCTCCCTGGACGGGGACCTCGCCTCTGCCCTGGACTACGAGGCCATGCTCCAGAAGGTGGCGAGCCGCACGGAGGACCATCGGGAGGGCTGGAGGGCGTTTCGGGAGAGGCGTCCGCCGCACTTCACGGGCCGATAG
- a CDS encoding valine--tRNA ligase — MAIRELPKVYEPGPVEMRLYTAWKAAGYFRARPDPARAPWAVMMPLPNVTGELHIGHALNNTLQDILTRFHRMQGKCALYQPGTDHAGIATQNVVERELAKEGLRREELGREAFEERVWAWVRKYGSIIYAQLERLGVSCDWDRKVFTLDPPYYDAVLEAFVRLYRKGLIYRGKHMVNWCPRCRTAISDLEVEYEEVDSHLWYVRYRAADDGPDVVVATQRPETIFADVAVAVHPDDERYRELVGREVVVPLANRRVPVIADRRVDPALGTGAVKITPGHDPLDYEVGRDHGLPILVTLTEDGRMNELAPKFFGLDRFEARGRVARALEMQGFLVRTEPYRTRVGKCDRCHTVIEPYITDQWFLDVRDMAQRTAEAIRTERVRFHPERWTRVALDWLEGIRPWVISRQLWWGHRIPVWNCTGCGAQVASKVEPFACERCGGKAWRQDPDVLDTWFSSALWPLATLGWPQQTEDLRYFYPTSVLVTDRGIIFLWVCRMIMFGLEFLDEVPFRDVYIHPTVHDIHGRRMSKSLGTGIDPMVVIEKYGADALRFALTARCSAAQQDMRFDEKMIADVRTFANKIWNAARFVHRNLASEDPTRVDPSALRYGMPEVWILSRLERTVQAVTRAYEAYEFDEAARTLYRFLWDEYCDWYVEMSKVDLAAGEDTARTARYVLWHVLLETMRLLHPIMPFLTEEVFRSLPHQGETLMLGPWPRSDPRRVHEEVERSMGLFQEAVREIRSLRADLGLGPHQGVDVQVFAPQAERELLAQLQPYLRSLARVERLELLPLDVPRPSPAALGLAGAVELYIPLEATQSRALVDRVRRELEALAREQERLARKLQNPEFQQKAPAEVVRAEEERLWEARTREQKLRRYLDALQRV; from the coding sequence ATGGCCATCCGGGAGCTCCCCAAGGTCTACGAACCCGGGCCCGTGGAGATGCGCCTGTACACAGCCTGGAAGGCCGCGGGCTACTTCCGGGCAAGGCCTGACCCCGCCCGAGCGCCCTGGGCGGTCATGATGCCGCTTCCGAACGTGACGGGGGAGCTGCACATCGGGCACGCCCTCAACAACACCCTGCAGGACATCCTCACGCGCTTTCACCGCATGCAGGGGAAGTGTGCCCTTTATCAGCCCGGCACGGACCATGCGGGGATCGCCACCCAGAACGTGGTGGAGCGGGAGTTGGCGAAGGAGGGTCTGCGGCGGGAGGAGCTGGGTCGGGAAGCCTTCGAGGAGCGGGTGTGGGCCTGGGTGCGGAAGTACGGGAGCATCATCTACGCCCAGCTAGAACGCCTGGGGGTTTCCTGCGACTGGGACCGGAAGGTCTTCACCTTGGATCCCCCCTACTACGACGCGGTGCTGGAGGCCTTCGTGCGCCTGTACCGCAAGGGCCTCATCTACCGGGGCAAGCACATGGTGAACTGGTGCCCCCGTTGCCGCACCGCCATCTCCGACCTGGAGGTGGAGTACGAGGAGGTGGACAGTCATCTCTGGTACGTGCGGTATCGGGCCGCGGACGACGGCCCGGACGTGGTGGTGGCCACGCAGCGGCCGGAGACCATCTTCGCGGACGTGGCCGTGGCGGTCCATCCGGACGACGAGCGGTACCGGGAGCTGGTGGGAAGAGAGGTGGTGGTGCCGCTCGCCAACCGCCGGGTGCCCGTGATCGCGGATCGCCGGGTGGATCCTGCCCTCGGTACGGGCGCGGTAAAGATCACCCCGGGCCACGATCCCCTGGACTACGAGGTCGGTCGGGACCACGGGCTCCCGATCCTCGTGACCCTGACCGAGGACGGCCGCATGAACGAACTGGCCCCCAAGTTCTTCGGGCTGGACCGGTTCGAGGCCCGCGGACGGGTGGCCCGAGCCCTGGAGATGCAGGGATTCCTGGTGCGGACAGAGCCGTACCGGACCCGGGTGGGGAAGTGCGACCGGTGCCACACGGTGATCGAGCCCTACATCACGGATCAGTGGTTCCTGGACGTCCGGGACATGGCCCAGCGCACCGCGGAAGCCATCCGCACGGAACGGGTACGGTTCCACCCGGAGCGGTGGACCCGGGTGGCCCTGGACTGGCTCGAGGGGATCCGCCCGTGGGTCATCAGCCGGCAGCTGTGGTGGGGGCATCGGATCCCCGTGTGGAACTGCACGGGCTGCGGGGCTCAGGTGGCCTCCAAGGTGGAGCCCTTCGCGTGCGAGCGGTGCGGCGGGAAGGCCTGGCGGCAGGACCCGGACGTGCTGGACACCTGGTTCAGCTCCGCCCTCTGGCCGCTTGCGACCCTGGGCTGGCCGCAGCAGACGGAGGATCTCCGCTACTTCTACCCCACCAGCGTGCTCGTCACGGACCGGGGGATCATCTTCCTGTGGGTGTGCCGCATGATCATGTTCGGGCTGGAGTTCCTGGACGAAGTGCCCTTCCGGGACGTGTACATCCACCCCACGGTGCACGACATCCATGGCCGCCGGATGAGCAAGTCCCTGGGCACGGGCATCGATCCCATGGTGGTGATCGAGAAGTACGGGGCCGATGCCCTCCGGTTTGCCCTCACCGCCCGGTGCTCCGCGGCCCAGCAGGACATGCGGTTTGACGAGAAGATGATCGCGGACGTGCGCACCTTCGCGAACAAGATCTGGAACGCGGCCCGGTTCGTGCACAGAAACCTTGCCTCCGAGGATCCCACGCGGGTGGACCCCAGCGCCCTGCGGTACGGGATGCCGGAGGTGTGGATCCTCAGCCGCCTGGAGCGCACGGTCCAGGCCGTGACCCGGGCCTACGAGGCCTACGAGTTCGACGAGGCCGCCCGGACCCTCTACCGGTTCCTGTGGGACGAGTACTGCGACTGGTACGTGGAGATGAGCAAGGTGGATCTCGCGGCGGGGGAAGACACGGCCCGCACCGCCCGCTACGTCCTGTGGCATGTCCTCCTGGAGACCATGCGCCTGTTGCACCCCATCATGCCCTTCCTCACGGAGGAGGTGTTCCGGAGCCTGCCGCATCAGGGCGAGACGCTGATGCTGGGTCCCTGGCCCCGCAGCGACCCGCGTCGGGTGCACGAGGAGGTGGAGCGGAGCATGGGGCTCTTTCAGGAGGCGGTGCGGGAGATCCGGAGCCTGCGGGCGGACCTGGGCCTGGGGCCCCACCAGGGGGTGGATGTGCAGGTGTTCGCCCCTCAGGCGGAGCGGGAGCTCCTCGCGCAGCTCCAGCCCTACCTCCGGTCCCTGGCCCGGGTGGAGCGTCTGGAGCTGCTGCCCCTCGATGTGCCCCGGCCGTCCCCTGCCGCCCTGGGCCTTGCGGGGGCCGTGGAGCTGTATATCCCCCTGGAGGCCACGCAGAGCCGGGCCCTGGTGGATCGGGTGCGGCGCGAGCTGGAGGCCCTCGCCCGGGAGCAGGAACGGCTGGCGCGCAAGCTCCAGAACCCCGAGTTCCAGCAGAAGGCCCCCGCGGAGGTGGTGCGGGCGGAGGAGGAGAGGTTGTGGGAGGCCCGGACGAGGGAGCAGAAGCTGCGCCGGTACCTGGATGCCCTGCAGAGGGTTTGA